AGCCTCCGTAACCGGCCCCGGGATAGATGAAGGAATAGCCGATCCTGGAATCGGACCCGATGCCGCGCCGCACCTGCTCGATATCCGCCCCCACCCTCTCACTGATGTTGGCCAACTCGTTCATATAGCTGATCTTCGTCGCGAGCATGGCGTTGGCGGCATACTTTGTCAGTTCGGCCGAACGAACGTCCATGGTCACCAGGCGGTCAAAATTGCGGTTGAACGGGGCATAAAGAGCCTTCAGAAGCTCGGTCGTACGCGGGTTGTCCGTCCCGACGACGATCCGGTCGGGCTTCATGAAATCGCTGATGGCGTCCCCCTCCTTGAGGAATTCGGGGTTGGACACCACGTCGAACTCCAGCTCCATCCCCCTGCCGTCCAGCTCCTTCTGCACGACGGCCTTGACCTTGTCGGCCGTGCCGACGGGAACCGTCGATTTATCGACAATAACGCGATAGTCGTCCATGTGCTCCCCGATGCTCTTTGCAACGGCGAGGACGTATTGGAGGTCGGCGGAACCGTCCTCGTCGGGCGGGGTGCCGACGGCGATAAACTGGAACAGGCCGTGGGCGACCCCCTCGGCCACATCGGTCGTGAAGGAGATTCGCCCCGCCGACACGTTGCTCTGGATCAGTCCGTCCAAGCCGGGCTCGAATATGGGGATCTCTCCCCGCTGCAGCATGGCAATCTTGTTTTCGTCGATATCGACGCAAAGGACCTCGTTGCCGACGTCGGCAAGACAGGCCCCGGTCACCAGACCGACATAACCCGATCCAAAAATTGT
The sequence above is drawn from the Desulfuromonas sp. genome and encodes:
- a CDS encoding UDP-glucose/GDP-mannose dehydrogenase family protein, whose amino-acid sequence is MKITIFGSGYVGLVTGACLADVGNEVLCVDIDENKIAMLQRGEIPIFEPGLDGLIQSNVSAGRISFTTDVAEGVAHGLFQFIAVGTPPDEDGSADLQYVLAVAKSIGEHMDDYRVIVDKSTVPVGTADKVKAVVQKELDGRGMELEFDVVSNPEFLKEGDAISDFMKPDRIVVGTDNPRTTELLKALYAPFNRNFDRLVTMDVRSAELTKYAANAMLATKISYMNELANISERVGADIEQVRRGIGSDSRIGYSFIYPGAGYGGSCFPKDVQALERTARQYGYEGHILQAVESVNNEQKQVLFKKINHHFHGDLVGKTIALWGLAFKPNTDDMRAAPSRTLMEALWEAGAKVQAYDPEAMDEALRIYGERDDLVLCDSPEKAMENAEALAVLTEWKIFRSPNFDKIKTTLRQPVIFDGRNIYDPLLLKNRGFTYYGIGRGELPAYWQG